TATGCTTCAACGATTTATTTTTCAGACAAAAAACACATTTATCTACAAAGCGCATTCTGTAGTTTTTGTATTATAGAAGATGCCGTTCCGCAGGATTTTAAAGTAATCGACGTTCAGAAAGGATATGCTTTTTCAAACGGCAATTATTACCGTCACAGCGATAAAATGCCTTTTGATTACAGTAAAGCAAAATATCTAAATGAGTATTATGCTCTCGCAGATGATAAACTGTATTTTGGAGACACGGTTCTGGTTGAAAATGTTGATATAGCATCTTTCACGATACCGCATCCGGAACTAATAGGGAATCTCGGAATGGATAAAAACCATGTGTTTTTTAAAGGAAAAATAATCCCGGATGCTAATCCAAAGACTTTTAAAATACTCGAAACCTGTCTGGACGGAACCTATTATCTCGAATGCGATAATGCTTTTTATGCCAAAGATGATAAACAGGCTTATTTCATACGAACTATTAGTAACGAAGTAAAAATTATCAAAACCAAAAGTCTCAATGATTTTCATTTTAAAGTAATCGACGAAAGAGGATACGCTTTTGATAAAGAATACAGTTATTATATGGGAAAACGAACTAAATTATAAAGAAACATCATGGCAATACACAAGTTTAACGAAGTACTAAACGATCTAATGGATTATTTCATTCTGGGCGATGTAGATTGTTTAATGCAGTATAAAATCGAGAATGATTTACCGGATGATCTTCTAACGGAATTTACAACAGAAGAAACCGGAGATCAGGTCGTAGAACAAGGCGTAATTGTACCCATGATTGGAATAGTAAATTATCCGTATACTGTTTATTTCAATCTTTCAGACGATGTTCCTGAATTATTAAAACCCGGAAATGAACTCCAGCATAAACGTGATGGATATTGTCTTACGGTTGTAAACGGCAGGATTTATTTATATACAATCCCGTATTTAAGAAATTTCACAAAAGAGAAAGTCGATTTGCTAAAAAAGTACAAACATGCAACAATAGAACTTCCAAATGGTTTTTACAGTGTTTCGATCTTAGCAGGTTTAACAAAACAGATTTTAGAAATAAAAACAGAATCTGGAGAAACAGAACAGATAGAAGACATGGAACCAACTTTTGAATTCCTGATAAAACCTTCGCCGCAAAAACCAGATTTCACAGCAGATTTTACATATCCGTTTAATGTAGAATTTTAAACCTTCAACTATTTGAAATAAAATAAAATGAACAAACAAATACAAATAGAAGAACTCAGCAACAATACTTTTTTCTGGAAATATTATTTCTGCTGGTCGCGTGGTTACGATGAAAAAGAAGAAATAAATATTGATGAGGTCTTGGAGGTTGTAGACACTAATGAAGAAGAAGCTTACGCTTGGGAAAGAACATTTTTTAATGAGGAAGATATCGAAGAAAATCCAAGATACGTTACGGGAAAAATAAACGATAATTTAAATTTTGCAGTTGAATTTGCAGAATACGAAATCAACTTTTTTCTGAATGATATTTATATCGGAAATCTAGGCGGTCATTTTGAAGCCTGGTTTTTTACATTAGAAGAATTACTGGCTTTTGAAAAACATCCAAACCTGTTTCTTCTTTTTTTACCAATGACAGGAATAACAGAAGATCAAAGAGATATTCTAAAGCCTTTTATAGTCAAACATCTGGAAACCATTCCGAAATTTGAACCCCATTCTGAATATCTGGCAGATTGTATTTTAAATGGTTTAATCATGGAATCACCATTTCAGGAAACTGCAGGAATAGGTTTAACCAATAATCAAAACCACAGCGTACGTAATATAACTGATTATCCGCGTTATAAAGAAGAGGTAACAGAACTAAATAAAATTCTGATGACTCAGAAATAGCTCATTCAAAAATTATTATGTAAGCCAAAATAGTCTTTTATGAACAATCAAAAATTTGAAACCGAAACATTTTCCCTTCTAATCCCTTCTGTTTACACCAATATGCAGGTGGTTTGGGAAAGCATTCGAGCAGCGCACGAACTGCCCAAGAGTGATTATTTGTCGTATGCAACGACAACTCTTATTCCTGTAGCATTTTTTAATGAATTTACTGGAGAGACTCTTGTTTTACGCTATTGGGAATCTTGTAAACACGAAGACCAGGAAACGAAGCTGATAGAGGAAAAGGAAATTCAATTAGCAGGTCATACATCAAATATTAGGTTGTTGAAATCAAACGATGGTCTCTTCTATTATTTGGCAATTGTCCAAATAAGCGATGAATTTTGTTATATTTTTAAAGGCGATTGTAAAATAAAAAACAGAAGTTTTTATGAACCTCTTTTTGAAGAAATATGGAAAAGTCTTGAATATTTTGGAAACCCTAAAGAAGCAATAAATAAACTTCCTCAGTTTTTACTTGATCTTTATTATCATAAAGAATCAGATAAAAATTTAGATTTTGATGATGAAGAAAACGACATTCCTCTAGTTATAGAAGAATTTTCTATTCCAGCAGACGGCAAAGAATATTGGAAAATAGATGATATCGAATTGCAGTTTTTGCCAGAATGCAGTGCTTCTGTAAATGGAACTTTGTATGTTAATTTAGAAGGGATTATTCCAAAATTTAAAGAGAAAAAACACGGTTATATAGTTGATTCCTATAATGGAGCTGTAGGATTAAATTTTTCTCTTGCTCAGATCTATAACCAAGGAATGCCTACAGGTATAATTCCGTTTGAAAAAGGCAGAGACGAAACTTACAACCATTATTTATGGGATAGAGGATTTAATTATTCGGTTGCTTTTACGGGTCATGTTACTTTAAAAGAAGGATGGGTAGGATTAACTGGTTATCTTGAAGATAAATGGGATCCTAAAAGATATAAGATAAGTTTAGCTAAAAAAATAAATGTAGAAGAGTTAGAATGGGAAAAGTATGATTTTACGTTGCTTAAAGAATTAGAAAAGGCACCACCTAAAATCGTACGCCAATTAAAATTAAAAGATCCGGATCCAGTTGAATTAAGAGAAGAACTTCATTCACTAGTTCATTTAGAATCACTTTCTATTCAGTTTTCAAATGATAGCAAAGAAGCCGAAGCATTTACCGAAATTCCTTCATCAATTAAACATTTTAAGGATTTAAAAAGTCTGCATCTTTGGGGAATTTCAGCAGTTACGAAGTTCCCG
This portion of the Flavobacterium gelatinilyticum genome encodes:
- a CDS encoding DUF1963 domain-containing protein, with the protein product MNNQKFETETFSLLIPSVYTNMQVVWESIRAAHELPKSDYLSYATTTLIPVAFFNEFTGETLVLRYWESCKHEDQETKLIEEKEIQLAGHTSNIRLLKSNDGLFYYLAIVQISDEFCYIFKGDCKIKNRSFYEPLFEEIWKSLEYFGNPKEAINKLPQFLLDLYYHKESDKNLDFDDEENDIPLVIEEFSIPADGKEYWKIDDIELQFLPECSASVNGTLYVNLEGIIPKFKEKKHGYIVDSYNGAVGLNFSLAQIYNQGMPTGIIPFEKGRDETYNHYLWDRGFNYSVAFTGHVTLKEGWVGLTGYLEDKWDPKRYKISLAKKINVEELEWEKYDFTLLKELEKAPPKIVRQLKLKDPDPVELREELHSLVHLESLSIQFSNDSKEAEAFTEIPSSIKHFKDLKSLHLWGISAVTKFPEWIGDLRELEHLLLAGSKVKGIHPYTLQYLSKLKYCYLENNNLGSAPQSIPDNLEVLHLEGNQITDIPSSYIRLKNLRKLHIRNNPLESLPSGLENIPELDLELEKKMILLDYTYKGANNSGVIPYDDELFYARNNSDLNSNLQKAIKKTDFQEYENGLFKIARHAVNFVTTTPDSYDELGNTRFGGIPDLPLNLDYPTVKIDDEEKGYQFIAQVNCASIASLQDYLPRTGILYFFIEDQQDFAPKVLYYDGEMDKLKSARELNFDEEFIYDEAGIFHPFKADSAKCVSLPSFYNDEQHYENIAPELKELEEKYEEAEALHEALLPFDANSSHGINSYVFKQHDSPEIEAVNTFKGKPEEWMVLLRVNSDNNPGFSFWDAGEIYFVIHKSDLGKRDFSNVYCGLETS
- a CDS encoding DKNYY domain-containing protein, translated to MVKELGQGYKIIDNEFILFYESEVFKKFYKTIDFETFQITAVNAETEDDYASTIYFSDKKHIYLQSAFCSFCIIEDAVPQDFKVIDVQKGYAFSNGNYYRHSDKMPFDYSKAKYLNEYYALADDKLYFGDTVLVENVDIASFTIPHPELIGNLGMDKNHVFFKGKIIPDANPKTFKILETCLDGTYYLECDNAFYAKDDKQAYFIRTISNEVKIIKTKSLNDFHFKVIDERGYAFDKEYSYYMGKRTKL
- a CDS encoding Imm19 family immunity protein, producing MNKQIQIEELSNNTFFWKYYFCWSRGYDEKEEINIDEVLEVVDTNEEEAYAWERTFFNEEDIEENPRYVTGKINDNLNFAVEFAEYEINFFLNDIYIGNLGGHFEAWFFTLEELLAFEKHPNLFLLFLPMTGITEDQRDILKPFIVKHLETIPKFEPHSEYLADCILNGLIMESPFQETAGIGLTNNQNHSVRNITDYPRYKEEVTELNKILMTQK